The Methanosphaera stadtmanae DSM 3091 genome includes a window with the following:
- a CDS encoding nicotinate phosphoribosyltransferase, with amino-acid sequence MIENNICLLTDSYKVTHHYFYPENTQKLYSYMESRIGSEFNKTIFYGLQYILKNYLVGQVVTEEKVYEAERIIEKHIGPNIFNTDDWLYIANDLDGKLPVEIKAVPEGTPVDVSNVLMTVENTDSKCFWLSNYLEPLLLQVWYPSTVATLSAEVKKLCNFYLDITGSSHDNADFMLHDFGYRGSTSNESSKLAGSAHLLSFSGTDTLPALTIPENYYNETNLYGYSVQATEHSVMTSLGEENEIDQIINVINSAQNGILSIVIDSYNYRNFLKEAGNNTSLLNKTIMKFLSTEGNKIVFRPDSGEPVPTAIECLELLADGFGVHENNMGYKVFNKNIGLLWSDGLNYHVIRDILFSMKNHGWAAENILFGMGGGLHTSVNRDTQRNAFKCSAQLRNGTWHDILKKPLDISKKSKAGRFKLIKENDTFKTVNFDAEGKDCLQTVFRNGELLVDDTFENIKNRTVSYTHNYRK; translated from the coding sequence ATGATAGAAAACAATATATGTCTACTCACAGATAGTTATAAAGTAACACATCACTACTTTTATCCTGAAAATACACAGAAATTATATTCATACATGGAAAGTAGAATTGGTTCTGAATTTAATAAGACAATATTCTATGGACTTCAATATATTCTTAAAAATTATTTAGTAGGACAAGTTGTCACAGAAGAAAAAGTCTATGAAGCAGAAAGAATCATAGAAAAGCATATTGGTCCAAATATATTTAACACAGATGACTGGTTATATATTGCTAATGATTTAGATGGAAAATTACCAGTAGAAATTAAGGCAGTACCAGAAGGAACACCAGTAGATGTAAGTAATGTTTTAATGACAGTAGAAAATACTGATAGTAAATGTTTTTGGTTATCTAATTATCTTGAACCTTTATTATTACAAGTATGGTATCCATCAACAGTTGCAACATTATCTGCTGAAGTAAAAAAATTATGTAATTTTTATCTTGACATAACTGGTTCTTCACATGATAATGCTGATTTCATGTTACATGACTTTGGATATCGTGGATCAACATCAAATGAATCCTCAAAACTAGCAGGATCTGCACATCTACTAAGTTTTTCTGGTACAGATACTCTTCCTGCTCTAACAATTCCAGAAAATTATTATAATGAAACCAATCTTTATGGTTATAGTGTACAAGCAACAGAACACAGTGTAATGACATCCCTTGGGGAAGAAAATGAAATAGATCAAATTATTAACGTTATTAACAGTGCTCAAAATGGAATACTGTCAATTGTTATTGATAGTTATAATTATAGAAATTTTCTTAAAGAAGCTGGAAATAATACTAGTCTTCTTAATAAGACTATTATGAAGTTTTTATCAACAGAAGGTAACAAAATAGTATTTAGACCTGATAGTGGAGAACCTGTTCCTACTGCTATTGAATGTCTTGAATTACTAGCAGATGGATTTGGAGTACATGAAAATAATATGGGTTATAAGGTATTTAATAAAAATATTGGTCTATTATGGAGTGATGGATTAAATTACCATGTAATACGTGATATTCTTTTTTCAATGAAAAATCATGGATGGGCTGCAGAAAATATACTCTTTGGTATGGGTGGAGGATTACATACTTCAGTAAATCGTGATACTCAAAGAAATGCATTTAAATGTTCTGCCCAACTACGTAATGGAACATGGCATGATATTCTTAAAAAACCTTTAGATATTAGTAAAAAATCAAAAGCTGGACGTTTTAAATTAATAAAAGAAAATGACACATTTAAAACAGTGAATTTTGATGCTGAAGGAAAAGATTGTTTACAAACAGTATTTAGAAATGGTGAATTGTTAGTAGATGATACCTTCGAAAATATTAAAAATAGAACAGTATCATATACCCATAATTATAGAAAATAA
- a CDS encoding (Fe-S)-binding protein has protein sequence MSHLDKVRNNVVNKGNSYGSEMEIINDKQIHEVILHRGCTSRFRENELITSVISCLNKKNIDFSVLDDETCCGIILYLLGDSKTADEVVKANIQKFNSHGVKKIITICPGCYEAFHDYYSKHENFDIEVIFAMDLFNDETIDGDGYIIHDPCHALERSTQVRSIIKNVPIERANSCCGFGAGLNLGSKELTKKMAQDTLNKGNIVTYCPSCYHTLNSVDNKKTTDFFTLLDKEL, from the coding sequence ATGAGTCATCTAGATAAAGTAAGAAATAATGTGGTAAATAAGGGAAATTCATATGGTTCAGAAATGGAAATAATTAATGATAAACAAATACATGAAGTTATATTACACAGAGGATGTACTTCAAGATTTAGAGAAAATGAACTAATTACATCTGTAATTAGTTGTTTAAATAAAAAAAATATTGATTTTTCTGTTTTAGATGATGAAACATGTTGTGGAATAATATTATATCTACTTGGTGATTCAAAAACAGCAGATGAAGTAGTAAAAGCTAATATTCAGAAATTCAATAGTCATGGTGTAAAAAAGATTATAACAATATGTCCAGGATGTTATGAAGCATTTCATGACTACTATAGTAAACATGAAAATTTTGATATTGAAGTTATTTTTGCAATGGACTTATTTAATGATGAAACTATAGATGGTGATGGTTATATTATTCATGATCCATGTCATGCACTTGAAAGGTCAACACAAGTAAGATCTATAATTAAAAATGTACCCATAGAACGTGCAAATTCCTGTTGTGGATTTGGTGCAGGTTTAAATCTTGGAAGTAAAGAATTAACTAAGAAAATGGCACAGGATACACTAAATAAGGGTAATATTGTAACATACTGTCCCTCATGTTACCATACATTAAATAGTGTTGATAACAAAAAAACTACTGATTTTTTCACACTACTTGATAAAGAATTATAA